GTCTCGATGGAGCCGGATTCGTACATGCCGGTGCATTTCCACCCGCACGAGCAGATGGGGATGCTGGTGTCGGGGACGATGGAGTTCGCCATCGGCGAGAACGTACGCCCCCTCTCGGGGAACGCGCTGTTCCTGGTCCCCGGGAACACGCCGCACGCCTTCAAGGCGGGGCCGCGCGGC
The sequence above is a segment of the Thermodesulfobacteriota bacterium genome. Coding sequences within it:
- a CDS encoding cupin domain-containing protein codes for the protein MEGFWNPGNLVPRTLAPGVTAKIVFGDKVMLSLVSMEPDSYMPVHFHPHEQMGMLVSGTMEFAIGENVRPLSGNALFLVPGNTPHAFKAGPRGAILIEAFSPPREDYMKPMD